Proteins encoded in a region of the Salinicoccus sp. RF5 genome:
- a CDS encoding bile acid:sodium symporter family protein codes for MNALARLSQFIGSTFGIWVIIFAILSFVLPGGFTWIAPYINLLLGIIMFGMGLTLKLTDFKRVLKAPKMVFIVVLSQYTIMPLLALGLVVLFQLPPEIAVGVILVGCTPGGTSSNVMTFLAKGNTALSVTATAVSTVLAPILTPALTLLLASAWLPVSFMDLFISIIQIVLVPIALGLAVRMLLGDHVEKGITILPLISVVGIVGVVAAVVSNNTEAIMQSGLLIFGVVILHNVLGYLIGFGLAKVLRFDLADQKAVSIEVGMQNSGLAAALSAAHFSPLSAVPAALFSVWHNISGSMAATWMSKYHGDETEAESVKNEEVRV; via the coding sequence ATGAATGCTTTGGCAAGGCTGAGTCAATTCATCGGAAGTACGTTCGGTATATGGGTCATCATTTTTGCGATCTTGTCCTTTGTACTCCCGGGAGGATTTACATGGATTGCACCATACATAAACCTGCTGCTCGGCATCATCATGTTCGGCATGGGCCTGACGCTCAAGCTTACGGACTTCAAAAGGGTACTGAAAGCACCGAAGATGGTATTCATCGTAGTGCTGTCACAGTACACCATCATGCCGCTTCTGGCACTCGGGCTGGTCGTACTGTTCCAGCTGCCACCTGAAATTGCGGTCGGTGTCATCCTGGTCGGGTGCACACCAGGAGGGACGTCATCCAACGTCATGACTTTCCTGGCAAAAGGGAATACGGCACTGTCCGTAACCGCAACAGCCGTTTCGACGGTCCTGGCTCCAATCCTGACGCCTGCGCTTACGCTGCTGCTTGCAAGTGCGTGGCTGCCGGTTTCTTTCATGGACCTCTTCATCTCGATCATACAGATCGTCCTGGTTCCGATCGCACTTGGTCTGGCTGTGCGGATGCTGCTCGGTGACCATGTCGAGAAGGGCATCACCATACTGCCGCTCATCTCAGTGGTGGGCATCGTCGGCGTTGTCGCAGCGGTCGTATCGAACAATACGGAAGCGATCATGCAGTCCGGCCTGCTGATATTCGGTGTGGTCATACTGCACAATGTGCTCGGTTACCTCATCGGATTCGGCCTGGCCAAAGTGCTGAGGTTCGACCTTGCCGACCAGAAGGCGGTATCAATTGAAGTAGGAATGCAGAATTCAGGGCTTGCAGCAGCCTTGTCTGCAGCGCATTTTTCTCCACTCTCCGCCGTGCCTGCTGCATTGTTCAGCGTTTGGCATAATATTTCCGGATCTATGGCTGCTACGTGGATGAGCAAATACCATGGAGATGAAACAGAAGCGGAATC